Below is a genomic region from Desulfobacter sp..
CGGACACGATACCCGCCTTGATACAGGCCAGGCTTGCAAACCAGATTTCAGGGCAAAGGGGCGTCATCATGTACATATTGGACTTTTGCGCCACGCCTTTGGCCCTTAAAAAATTAATCAGTTGATTGGACTTTTGACAAAGCGCCTGATAGGAAAAAGAACTGGTTTCCAAGGTATGGATATTATGATAAATCAGGGCAAGTTTGTCCGGGTTCTGGGCCACATGGATGTCTTCAAAAACCTCTTGGGCCCAGTTAAAATGCGCGGGAAGAGTCATGGCATTCAGATTTTCAAAGAATGATTCGGCTTTGACCTGTTTTTCCCCATTGTCTGGCATCTGGTTGATACGGATGACCTCTTTAAAAAGCGCTTTCATACCGTTAAAACTCTCCTTGCAATCCGGATTAATGTTATGTATAGGTGATGCAAAAATATAGATTTTTATAATGGATCACCCATAGCTTGTCAAAATTTTTTTTACCCCGGAACTTGCGGGGCACCCCCAAAACCCAGGCCAACCCATGACAAAAGATACCATTACCCTTATTCTGGCGCCCCTGCAAGGGTTCACTGATCTAACCTTCAGAACCGTGTATGCAGATCATTTTTCAGGCATTGATCTTGCCGTGGCCCCCTTTATTTCCACCATGGGCGAACAACGGCTGAAACCCTCAAGAATCAAAGATGTGGACCCTGAAAAGAATAAAAACCTGTTTGTTATTCCCCAGATCCTGAGCAATGTGGCCAAGGATTTTATCTTTCTGGCCGACCATCTAAATGCCATGGGCCATAACCAGGTAAACTGGAACCTTGGCTGTCCCCACTCAAAAATAGCCAAGAAACAGCGGGGATCCGGCCTGCTTCTCTATCCTGAAAAAATAGACGCCCTCCTGTCCGAAATCATTCCTGAAATGGCCCCCTCGTTGAGCGTCAAAATTCGTCTTGGCCGACGAAACAAAGATGAAATCCATGAACTTTTAGCGGTGTTCAACCGGCATTCCATTGACGAAATCATCCTCCACCCCCGGACCGGGGAGCAGATGTATACCGGCAGATCCGATCTGGACGCCTTTGAAAGGGCAAGCCAGAGCACACAACATCCACTCACCTATAACGGGGATATTGTGGATCTTGCATCCTACACCCATGTTCAAAAAAAATTCCCAAATATCAACCGGATCATGATCGGCCGGGGCATTCTGTCCAACCCCTTTCTTGGGGAAGAGATCAAAAACATTCACCCCACCCCCCAAGATCCGTCACAGCGGCTGGCAAGACTCAGGGCGTTTCATGACGATCTTTTTGCCGCCTACGGCAAAATTTTTTCAGGGCCCGCCCACCTGACCGGACGGATGAAAGGGGTCTGGAGTTATCTTGGCCCTTCCTTTGAAAACAGCAAAAAACCGTTGAAAAAAATTGTCAAAGCAAGATCTGTCCCGGCGTACGAGGAGCGGGTAAATGCTTTTTTCGATCTAAACCTTAGGTTTAATCCAGGCCGGCACAAGGCCGGCACAAATTAAAGCCCAACTCTGCTGCCTTGAAGCTACACCTTCATAAATTTTGCAGCCTTGGAAAAAATACGGTTAAAGGTCCATGGCGGCAGCATATCCTGCATGGACGGCATCAAAGGCCATGCCCACAGCCAGGGCATCCCCAATGACCCGATAATCAAGGCCCATCTCTTTGACCATAGATTCAAGGGGATTGTAGGAGGCGGATCCTGCCGCCACCACCACGGTGTCCGCCGTCATCTCGACAACCTTGCCGTCCTGCTCCACCTCAAGACCCTGGGGGGTAATTTTCACCACCTTTGATGCGGTCATGGTTTCAACGTTCAGCCGGCCCATATCCTGGAGCATCCCCCATTTGGTGGATTTACCGATATCCTTGCCAATACGGTCGGTCATCTCAACAAGACAGATTTTTTTGCTGCCATGGGTGGCCATTTTAAAAAGGGCGTCAGGAGACTCTGCCTTGTTTACAAAGAGAAATTTCAAGGTATGGGCATCCATGGTCCCTTTTTCAGCCAGAAAAAGTGCGGTTTCAACCCCCACGGCCCCGCCGCCCACAATGACCACTTGATCACCTGTGCTCACCTTGTCTTCCAACACCTCCCAGGCACCTGCCACATGGGGCAGATCCATTCCGGGAATGGGGGGAACAAGGGGGCCGGCCCCGGTTGCCAGGATCACAGCATCAGGGTTCAAAGCGTTTAGGATATCTTCATCCACTTCCTGATTCATGACCACAGAAATTTTTTCAGCCGTAAGCTGGTTTTCAAGGTCAAGGGCAAGCTGGGCAAATTCCTCTCTTCCGGGAGGGGCGGCAGCCAGGTGAAGCTGTCCTCCCAAACGGCCGGACCGCTCGTACAAGGTAACCTCATGCCCCCTTCGCTTGGCAGTCAGGGCACAGGTCATGCCGGCGGCACCGCCTCCCACCACAACCACCTTCCTGGATTTTGCAGCCGTCTTCTCCTGGACCTCATGCTCATGGCCGGCCAGGGGATTGCACAGGCATTCCACATGTTTGAGTTTAAAAAGATGATCAAAACATCCCTGGGCACAGGCAATGCAGTGGACAATCTCATTTTCCCGGCCGGTTTTGGCCTTGTTGGGCAAATCAGGGTCTGCAATCAGACTGCGGCCCATGGCCACCATATCGCAATACCCCTGTTTGAGCATGGTTCTTGCGGTTTCAGGGTCATTGATCCTGTGGCTGGCAATCACCGGCACATCCACGGCCAGGCGAATATCCCGTGCCAAATACCCGAATGCCCCCCTGGGAACCTGGGCCACGATCTGGGGCACCCTTGCCTCATGCCAGCCCACATTGATGCACAGTGCATCCACAGGGCCCTGGGACAGGGCACGGGCATATTCAAGCAAATCGGCCCGGTCATTGCCGCCGGGCATGAAATCATTGCCGTTCATTCTTACGATCAAGGGGAAGTCAGGCCCCACAGCCTGCCTGACCGCATCGACCACCTCAAGGCCGAACCGCATCCTGTTTTCCAAAGATCCCCCGTATTCATCTGTTCTCTGGTTGGTCAAGGGGGATAAAAACTCAGAGATGAGATAGCCTGTGCCGCTTAAAATTTCAACCGCATCAAATCCGGCCTGTTTTACCCGGGCGGCTGCGGCCCCAAACGCGGCAATGGTTGTTTTGATCTCTTGGGAATCAAGGGCCTTGGGGGTCTCTTTGGTCATTCTGGAGGCAACGGCAGAGGGGGCCACCGGCTGTTTTCCATCAAGAAAAAATGAGAAATTATAACGTCCTGCATGGTTGAGCTGAACCGCGGCCAATGAGCCGTTTTCCTGAATGGCCGTTGCCAGCCGGGCAAGTCCGGGGATAAATCGATCATCATGGGCACCGATATTCTGGGTATTGCCCGACAATTCATCCACTGTGGCATACCCCACACAGATCAAGCCAGGACCTCCTTTGGCCCTTCGGGCATAAAAGGACACAATCTGGTCCGTGACTTCAAACTCCTGGGCCATGCCCAGATGCATGGCCGGCAGATAAATCCGGTTTTCAATTTCCAAGCCATTAATATGAATGGGGTCAAACAGGGGATCTCTCATTCTGCCTCCTAAATATTATTCTTTTTTAAGTCCTTTGAATCCAATCAATTTTTTTTGCAGGGTCCGGTCAATCACATAGGCCCTTAAGCCCCTGGCCATCCGGGTCAGTTCCAGGGTGAGCAGGGCATTTTCTTTATACCCCAACCCCTGGGTATACGACTCTCTTAAACCAATCTCAGCGGCCACGATCTGTTTTGCAAATTTGGGATAAAAGGCCAGGTCATCCGGATCCAGGCCCCTTTCCATGCAGGATTTCAGCTGCAGTGCCAGTTCAAGGTCATGTTCATCAAACAGGGCGGGTTCCAGGGGAATGATCAACCCAAGCCGGCAGAGCCTGTCCAATTGCTCAGGCCCAAGCCCGGATGCCTTTGCAAAATCCGCCGCATCCATTTTTTGGGCAGCCCCTCCAAATACAGTGGACTGAAGTTCGAGCAGAGGGGTAATATCGCGGCCCTTGTCCATTTCTCGAAAAAGCCCTTTGATGGCAGCCAGGGGCAGGCGGTGGCTGGCTTGAATTTTTTTGATAAACCCGATCCGATCAACACAGGCCGGATCATAATAGGCCATGTTGGGACTTGTCTTAACAGGCCGGGGCAGCAGCCCCTTTTTCACATAAAGCAAAATAGTGGACTTGGCCACTCCGGCAGCATCAGCCAACTCCTTCATCTTGAGCATGGGCTCGTCCGTACTATTTCTCGGTCGTCCCCCTGTTATGGCCATATCCAATCTCCTCTGTCTCGCCTGCAAAGCAGAAAGTAAAAACTACCACTTTGCACTTTTAGGTCGAACTATAGCCAAAGAGAATCTTAGAGTCAAGCCTGCCTTTTAAAATTCAGCACACCCTCAACGCCGGGGCCGGATGATGCTGTCAGCTTTTTACTGCCAAACCCTGATACGTGGAGATCTTCTGATCATTTTTCAGGACAACACTTGAAGAAGAAAATCAATCTTTTTTTTCAAATCTATCTTTCTTGGTCTTGCCTGTCCCCTGACAGGCCTCTTTCATTCATGTGGAAATCCCCATTTTAGGAAGGATATAAATCTGGAGAAGAAAATACACAAGGATGACGCCGCCTGCCAATAATAATGTTTCCATTTGAAATCCCCTTGATATAATATTAAAAAAAATAACAACGTTGCATATAAACCTTAAATATAACAATCCTTATGCATTTTCCAGTAAAGACAAAATTTTCCAGGCAGGCTTGACCCTAAAAGAGAAAAAAACATCACCGGACAAGACCCTGTGTAACTATTTAAAAATATCCTGCAAAAGGAACTCCCTATGAGATTGCGCAAAATTGTCTCTTTGACCGCTTTGATCTCTTTTGTTCTGATTCTGATCACCAGTATCATCCTCTATATTGTTCCCCATGGCAGGATCGCCTATTGGGCTGACTGGCATCTTTTCGGACTTAGCAAATCCCAATGGGGTGAACTTCACGTGAATCTGGGCATTTTGTTTATCATCACCCTGGGCCTGCACCTCTATTACAATTGGCAGGCTGTCATGGCCTATTTAAAAAACAAAAAAACAAAACTCATTTTTTTTACAGCCAATTTTAATGCGGCCCTGGCAATCACCCTGGTGGTGGTCACAGGGACCTATTTCATGGTTCCGCCGTTTTCTTCAATTATCGGTTTTAGCCAATCCATTAAAGACAATGCCGCGATTGAGTATGGCCAGCCTCCCTTTGGCCATGCGGAACAATCTTCTTTAAAGGCCCTGACCCAAAAGAGTCAAATTCTGTTAAAGGATGCAAAACAACGGCTGGATCGGGCAGGGATCAAAGTCACCAGCCCGGACCAGATTTTCCTGGACATTGCCCGGAAAAACAACCGCTCACCCCGGCAACTATTTGAAATCATCAGCCCGGACCAGGGCAGATACCTTAAAAAAAAGATGCCCCCAACCGCCCCGCCTGGCGCGGGAAACAAAACCCTGAATGCCTTTTGCCTGGAATACGAAATTGATCCTGAACTGGTGATCAAAATCATGGCGTTTAAAGGGCTTTTTCTATCACCTGAACAAACCTTGAAACAAGGGGCCGAACATAATCATATCCCCCCGCAAAAACTTTACAAAATGATCAGAAAAGCAGCCTTAAGTCAGAAACTATGATTAAAAAAATTCAAACAGGGCAGGTTCTGACCCTGAGAAAAGAAAAAAAGGAAACCCCCATGCCTATTTTTGAATACCAATGTGACGCCTGTAAAAATGAATTTGAACGCCTGGTGTTCGCAAACGACAAATCAAAAATCAAATGCCCCAAATGATCAAGTGTAAAGGTGACCAAAAAAATGAGTCTACCAAGCCTTAAGGCAGGTGCAAACTGCGCCCCCACAGCGGGTAAACCCTTTTCATGAGCAAGCTGATATCCTGCGCCGGTCGGCGCAGACCTGAGCTGCCATGGGATAAAAAATCATCCCCTTTTTGTCAATTTTCAATGGTCTGTCCTGTAAAAAAAATGAAATAGGCTTGCATATCAATGGGGTTTATTTATTATATGAAGCATATTTATGAAAATCTAAAACCAAATTGGAGACCCATGATGATACAAAAAATCAAACGGATTCTATTTGCCTCAGACCTATCCTATGACATGAAAGAAGTGTTTGAACACGCGGTGTCATATGCCACCTATTCAGGCGCGGAGATTATTGTCCTTCACGTGATGGAAGAGGCCAGCAAGAATTCAAAAAAACGGGTGAGAATGGCATTTGGGGAGACCTTGTACCAAAACATTAAAAATGAACACAAAAGCGGGGCCCATGATCTTCTTACCGGAAAAAATGTAGACGCCCTGCGCATCCGCCAGGCCATTATGGGGTTTTTCTCCAATGGGGAGCCCGATAAAATGCCAGAGCAGGAAGCCTCTCCCATTGAAAAAATCCTGGTCACCGAGAGCCTTTCCGTTGCCGGAGAGATCTCCAGGACGGCTGTGGAGGAAAAATGCGACGCAATTGTCATTGGCTGCAAACAGCAGGGACTTTTGGCAAAAGCCATGGGCGACCATGTGCTCAGAAAAGTCTTGAAGCAGACCTCGGTCCCGGTCCTCATTGTTCCTTTGGCCAAAAAATAGCCCTGACCGAAACAAGAGAAAGGCTCGAATAATTTTAAATTTGCCCCCAACCAAGGAATCGAGCCAAAAGACAATTATTGAAAAAGGCCTTTAAAAATTGCCTGAACTAAACTGCCTGACCTGATCCAGGTAGGGAATCATGCCCCAAGCAAAGATATTGTTATGGTCGGCTCCCTTGATTTCAAGCAGGTGCTTTTTAATTGCCGGGCAGGCATCATGCAGGGCCTTGCCGTCTGAAAAAGGGATTAAACGGTCAAACTGGGCATGAATAATCAGACAGGGGCTTTTGACCTTTTTGATCTTGTCAAGATTTCCCATGGACTGGCCTTCTTTAAAGCCAATGGCCTCGGGATCCAGGCCCAGAACCCTTAACAAGGGCTCGGTAAATGCAAACCCGCTTTCCACAATCAAGGCGTGGAAAAAAAAGTCGGCCGCCAGACAAATGGCAGGAGCGCTGCCCAGAGAGCGGCCCATCACGGATATGGGGCCGCTCATCTTTTTTTGCTTCATCATGGTTTTCAAAAAATTTAAAACCTTAGGCCCGTCTTCCATCATGGCAGACACCGACGGACGGCCTGTGGACTCACCATACCCCCTGTAATCCACCACAAAAAGATTCACCCCTCCGGCCTGGAAAAAGGCGTTCCCAATATCGTCATAATCTGAAACAATCTCTCCGTTTCCATGGAAAAACAGCAACACCGGCTTGTCAGGATCTCCAAGATGCAAAGAGGCACCCAAAGCCACATCCTTTTCCACCGGGATCATCATGTCTTGGCGGTTCTGATCTGCTCGCCTTTTTCCGTCCTGACGTCTGGGATGAAACAAATAGGCTGTCACCCCTGGCAGGTCAAGGGATTCATACCCCTCAAATTTGCTCATAGCCCCTCCCCCTTTTATCCATCAGTTTGGTTTAAAAACCTTAAGGTTTTTTCCAGGATCTCAAATCATTGCCATAGGCCAGGGTCAACCCAAACCCGAGAAGGGCAAGGCTGACACCCGCGGCCATGGCATACCTGAACCCTGTCATAAAAAAAGGGGCCATGCCCGGGGTATAATGGTCCAGGCCCACCCCCTGGGTCAGGCCGGTAAATGTTCGGGTAAAGATGCTCGAGGCCAAGGCCACCCCCACCACCATGCCAAGATTCCTGGCCGTGGCCATGGTGCCTGCAGCAATCCCCCTGTGTTCAGCCGGCACAGCCCCCATGATGGCCGCACTGTTCGGAGAGACAAACAATGCCGTTCCCATACCGGCCAGGGAAAGACGCCAAAAGAGTCCAAATTCCCCGGTTGAGGGAGACAAGGTTGCCATAAAGGCCAGAGAAATGGCCAGGCATCCCATGCCTGCAGAACAGAGCAGCATGGACCCCAGTCTGTCGGCCAGCCCCCCGGAAACCGGGGAGATCACCAGGAGAAATATAAAAGGAACAATCATAATCAACCCTGTTTTAGCCGGTGAAAACCCGCAGATCAGGCTCAGATAAAAGGGCATCATAAAAACCAGGGAAAACAAGGCTGCAAATAAAAACAGGGCTGCGCCCAGGGGCAGTGAAAACCGCCTCACCCTCAACAATCCAAGGTCAAGAAGCGGATGGACAGCCCTTTGTGCATGCACGACAAATCCAATAAAGGCCATGATTCCAATGGCCCAGCAGCCCCCCCCTTTAAAGGAGAAAAACCCCCAGTCCGGAGACCGGATCAGACCGATGATAAAACTTGCGACCCAAATTGCCATAAACAGACTGCCGTAAATGTCCATGGATTCATGGCTGGAATGTCCCCTTTTGGGTTTCAGGGCCCAGCGGCTCCAGACCAGGGCGACCAGGCCCACGGGGATATTAATATAAAAAATAGTTGGCCAGGCAAAATATTCCAGAATAAAGCCCCCGGCAACCGGCCCCAGGGTAAGGCCTGCGGCCACACAGGTTCCCATCAGCCCCAAGGCCCGTCCCCTGTTCGCAGGCTCAAAGGCGTCAACGATCAGGGCAGGTGAACAGGCCATGAGCATGGAAGCTCCCATGCCCTGAACAGCCCGGGATAAAATCAGCCCGGCTGCGGTCCCGGAAATGGCGCATAAAAACGATCCCAGGGTAAAAACGGCAAATCCAAGCCTGTAGACCCGGGGCCGGCCGATAATATCAGAGAGCCTGCCAAAGGTAAGCAAAAAAGAGGAAACAAATAAAAGATAGACGGTCACCACCCATTGGATGGTCCCCATGGTCTGGGAGAGATCTGTCATGATAAAGGGAAGCGCAACATTCACAATACTGGAATCCAGTGTGGACATAAAAAGCGAAAACGCCACCAGAAAAAACACCTGCCATTTTTTATCCAAACATATCCTCCATGGCCTTGATACTCAAGGCGCTCAATTCACATCTTTTGATATTTTACAGATTATGGTATATCTGGCCCGTTGACAAGAAAAATTACCCGGGGGAGTCATGACCACGATTAACGATATTGTATTGATCCATTTGGAAGATTCACCGGTCTCTTTTGCCCGGGTTGAAAGCATTTTGCCCGACCATAAAAAAGACTGGTACCAGATCAAGCTGCTTATGCTTCAAATCCCTCTCCAAGTCGTGACCTGGATATTAAAGGACGAATATATTAGCGGGGATGATTTTTTCATGAACGGGAAAAAAATGCGGCTGGAACGTGTTAAATGCCCAGACACCCCCCTTGAAACGGACCCGAGTGTCCCCCGCCCCAAGACCACCGGGCCGGACCCGGATGCCTCTTCCAAACAATCCCAAGGGAAAATCATCTCCTTTGCCGACCTTAAAAACAATAAAAACAACCCGGAACCGGATATTGGCTAAACCCAAAATCATTTTATCGGCATCCAGACGGACCGATATCCCCGGATGGTATACCCCCTGGTTCCTTGACTGCATAGACCAGGGATATTTTACGGTCACCAACCCCTTTAACCAAAAATCACGAAAGGTGGATGCCACACAGGACAAGGTTCACACCATTGTGTTCTGGTCAAAGAACTTTAAGCCCTTTCTCGGGCTCAACGCCCATAAAATCCTGGCAGACAAGGGGTATAACCTTTTTTTTAATTTCACCATCACCCCCCCTGATCCCTTGCTTGAGCCGGGGATCCCGGACCTGGACTCAAGGCTTGCCCAGGCAGAGCAACTCTGTTCAGCCTTTGATCCTTCCCAGATCACCTGGCGGTTTGACCCCATTTGCGCCTATCAATACCAGGGTGAATCCAAGACCAATTTGGACGGGTTTGAATATATATTAAAAGCCCTTTCTGCCATGGGCATTTCCCGGTGCGTCACCAGTTTTTACGATCCGTATAAAAAAGTGAACTTGCGAATTCGCAAAATGAAAAACTCAGGCCCTTTTGACCTTGAATTTCTCCCCTTGGATTCCCAGACCCAAACCCAGGTGATTCAAAAAATGGGCAAACAGGCAGAATCAAACCAAATGGAGCTCTTTCTCTGCTGCCAGGGCGACCTGGCCCGAAAATTAACGTCAGAAACAAATGTCATGGAAAATGCCTGCATCAACGGCAGGCTTTACAAAAAATTATTCGGGGGCAACCCTGAAACCGCAGGGGATTACGGACAACGGCGGCAACAGGGGTGCAAATGCACCCGATCCGTTGATGTCGGGTCATATGATCTTCACCCCTGTTTTCATAATTGCCTGTTTTGTTATGCCAGGACAGGCCAGGATTTAAAACCGGACAAATGAAAATAAAAAACCTGAATATAAACGGTACCACCTTTCTGGCTCCCTTGGCCGGCATCACCAACCTGCCGTTCAGGCAGCTGGTCAAAGAGTGCGGCGCGGCAGTGGTCTGCTCTGAGATGATCAGTGCCAAAGGCATATTTTACAACTCTGAAAAAACCCTGGTTCTTCTGGAATCAACGGCGGAAGAAAAGCCATTATCAGTCCAGATATTTGGTTCAGACCCGGAGTCCATGGGAAAAGCAGCCGCTTTTATTGACCAAAAAACAAGTGCGGATATCATTGATATCAACTTTGGGTGCAGTGTTAAAAAAGTGATCAAACAAGGGGCGGGGGTTGCTCTGATGAAAGAACCGGGCCTTGCCTGCGATATTTTGCAGGCCGTGCGCCAGGCCACCACCTTGCCCTTTACCATTAAAATCCGGTCAGGATGGGATAATTCCGGGAACCAGGCCCTGGCCCTGGCAAAAATAGCCCAAAACCAGGGTGTGGATGCGATTGCTATTCACCCTAGGACGGCTGCCCAGGGATTTAAAGGCAAGGCAGACTGGACCCATATTAAACGGCTCAAACAGGAAATTGATTTACCCGTGATTGGAAACGGGGATATAAATTCCCCTGAAGATGCCGCCAAGATGATGGCACTCACCCAATGCGACGGGGTGATGGTGGGCCGGGCAGCCATGGCCAATCCTTTTATCCTATCCCAGATTGAAGCATTCCTGGATACGGGCAGATATGACCTTCCTTTGCCCGGCCAGGTGTTCAGAAAAATGGAACGGCTGATCCGGCTTTATGTGGACTATTTCGGCGAATCTGCCGGCTGCAAAATGCTTCGGGGCAGACTGGCCTGGTTTGTCAAAGGACTGCCGGGCGCTACGGCGTTTCGCAGGGCTTTATCCGGTCTTGAAAACCAACACCAGGCCCTTGAGCTGATTCAATCCTATGAAAGAACCCTGGAACAAAGGCAATAAACATGATTGTGCATTCCTTTGGCGAAATCGGCTGCAGCCTTTAACCTACCTTGATCAAAGAGTATAGGTTAAAAACAAGGGCCCTGTCTTTTACGCATCTTTGGGCTGACCCCGTGAATTTGGATTAAAAATTTTAAGTGTATCCCAAGTCCTGGAAATCGTAAAAAATACTTGACAACCCAAATAAAACAATAGATAAATACCCTGCATTCTATTATAGAATGTATTTAAAATATATCATATAATGTTCGCATTTGATCAAGACCGATTAATACTTGAAGTCATAATTCTTCAAAAATAAATTGTGCGACATGGGTTTATATTCCTAAGGAGGAAGCAAATTAGATGAACGATTTTTTACAAAGCCTTCGTAATGGTCAGGCTGAGAAACAGCGCACCCCCAAAACGCGCAAAAACTGCGACAATTCATACCAGTATTCAAGCGGTTCCAGATTCCATTCCTATGGCGGCGGATATTCCAAAACCAGAAATCCCCAGATGAAAAGGCAACAGCCCCAGGCCGGAAATCAGATGCCGGTTGAAAACACCAATATGGACATGATGATAGAGGCCATGGACACCCTGGCCACCCAGGTAGAAACCCTGGTCAAAAACCAGGAGTATATGATCGTTGTTCAGGAAAGAACAGCAGACCTGCTTCAACGCCAGGCAGATGCCATTGAAATGGTCATGACCCATCTCAATATTGCACCGGATATGTCCATCCAAACGCCCCCGGCCTTTGAAAACCATTATGTTTCCTCCCAGGAAGAAACAGAAGACGAGCTTGACGGCACCGTAGAAGAGCTGCTCAAGGCAGAACTTGCCCAGGAAAAAGAAAAAACCAAAAAACCGGCCAAGCCTGTATTAAGGAAACGCAGAAAAGTGGTGACCAAGCCCCCTGCCGTACAACCGACCCCAGGGGATGCCAAGCTCTTACCCAGAGAAGAGGTCATGGGCATTATCGATTCCATGAGAAAAGAGGGCGCCACCTATGATCAGGTTGCAAAACGTCTTATTGATCTTGGACAGCCGACCTTTTCAGGCCGGGGCGAATGGCACGCCCAGACCATTCACAGACTCTGCAGTAAAAAATAAAAAAAAGTAATACCCAATACTGGCAGAATGGGGACACACCCTATTCTGCCGGTTATTTACCGGTTTTAAGACCTTCCATATACTCCCCCCACTCTGCAGGCAGCATCTGTTTTTTCCGGGTATTGCACTCTTTGCAGCAGGGCACCAGATTAAATTTTTCAGACCGTCCGCCCCGTGCAATGGGGATCACATGATCCATGGTCAACTCTTTGGGTAAAAACCTGCCCTGGCAATAATGGCAGATCCCGATAGATCTCTTTCGTTTCCACCACTGGCTTGCCCGAAGCGTTCTGGCCTTTGCCCGTTCCTTTTTCAGAACAGATTCGTCGCCAAAGGAAAAATAAGGGTCCATATCCAGCCTATGAATTAATATCCGAACTCACTGAGGCGACGTTCATTTGATACCCAGTCTTTGGTGACCTTAACAAAAAGCTTGAGCAGGACCTTGGATCCGAGCATCTCTTCAATATCTTTACGGGCACTTGTGCCGATACGCTGGAGCATGGATCCTTTTTTACCAATGATGATGCCTTTCTGGGAATTGCGGACCAGATGGATACTGGCATGGATGACAATCAGTTTTTTCTCCACCTCAAATGAATCCACGGTCACGGCACTGGAATAGGGAATCTCCATTCCCGTAAGCCTGAACACCTTTTCCCTGACGATTTCACTGACCATAAATTTTTCAGAAACATCGGTAAAGGTCTCTTCAGGGTAGAGCATAGGACCTTCGGGCAGGCGGGATTCCACCTCTTCAAGCAGGGTCTCCACCTG
It encodes:
- a CDS encoding tRNA-dihydrouridine synthase family protein, which encodes MTKDTITLILAPLQGFTDLTFRTVYADHFSGIDLAVAPFISTMGEQRLKPSRIKDVDPEKNKNLFVIPQILSNVAKDFIFLADHLNAMGHNQVNWNLGCPHSKIAKKQRGSGLLLYPEKIDALLSEIIPEMAPSLSVKIRLGRRNKDEIHELLAVFNRHSIDEIILHPRTGEQMYTGRSDLDAFERASQSTQHPLTYNGDIVDLASYTHVQKKFPNINRIMIGRGILSNPFLGEEIKNIHPTPQDPSQRLARLRAFHDDLFAAYGKIFSGPAHLTGRMKGVWSYLGPSFENSKKPLKKIVKARSVPAYEERVNAFFDLNLRFNPGRHKAGTN
- a CDS encoding alpha/beta hydrolase; the encoded protein is MSKFEGYESLDLPGVTAYLFHPRRQDGKRRADQNRQDMMIPVEKDVALGASLHLGDPDKPVLLFFHGNGEIVSDYDDIGNAFFQAGGVNLFVVDYRGYGESTGRPSVSAMMEDGPKVLNFLKTMMKQKKMSGPISVMGRSLGSAPAICLAADFFFHALIVESGFAFTEPLLRVLGLDPEAIGFKEGQSMGNLDKIKKVKSPCLIIHAQFDRLIPFSDGKALHDACPAIKKHLLEIKGADHNNIFAWGMIPYLDQVRQFSSGNF
- a CDS encoding MerR family transcriptional regulator; this translates as MAITGGRPRNSTDEPMLKMKELADAAGVAKSTILLYVKKGLLPRPVKTSPNMAYYDPACVDRIGFIKKIQASHRLPLAAIKGLFREMDKGRDITPLLELQSTVFGGAAQKMDAADFAKASGLGPEQLDRLCRLGLIIPLEPALFDEHDLELALQLKSCMERGLDPDDLAFYPKFAKQIVAAEIGLRESYTQGLGYKENALLTLELTRMARGLRAYVIDRTLQKKLIGFKGLKKE
- a CDS encoding universal stress protein, whose translation is MMIQKIKRILFASDLSYDMKEVFEHAVSYATYSGAEIIVLHVMEEASKNSKKRVRMAFGETLYQNIKNEHKSGAHDLLTGKNVDALRIRQAIMGFFSNGEPDKMPEQEASPIEKILVTESLSVAGEISRTAVEEKCDAIVIGCKQQGLLAKAMGDHVLRKVLKQTSVPVLIVPLAKK
- a CDS encoding FAD-dependent oxidoreductase encodes the protein MRDPLFDPIHINGLEIENRIYLPAMHLGMAQEFEVTDQIVSFYARRAKGGPGLICVGYATVDELSGNTQNIGAHDDRFIPGLARLATAIQENGSLAAVQLNHAGRYNFSFFLDGKQPVAPSAVASRMTKETPKALDSQEIKTTIAAFGAAAARVKQAGFDAVEILSGTGYLISEFLSPLTNQRTDEYGGSLENRMRFGLEVVDAVRQAVGPDFPLIVRMNGNDFMPGGNDRADLLEYARALSQGPVDALCINVGWHEARVPQIVAQVPRGAFGYLARDIRLAVDVPVIASHRINDPETARTMLKQGYCDMVAMGRSLIADPDLPNKAKTGRENEIVHCIACAQGCFDHLFKLKHVECLCNPLAGHEHEVQEKTAAKSRKVVVVGGGAAGMTCALTAKRRGHEVTLYERSGRLGGQLHLAAAPPGREEFAQLALDLENQLTAEKISVVMNQEVDEDILNALNPDAVILATGAGPLVPPIPGMDLPHVAGAWEVLEDKVSTGDQVVIVGGGAVGVETALFLAEKGTMDAHTLKFLFVNKAESPDALFKMATHGSKKICLVEMTDRIGKDIGKSTKWGMLQDMGRLNVETMTASKVVKITPQGLEVEQDGKVVEMTADTVVVAAGSASYNPLESMVKEMGLDYRVIGDALAVGMAFDAVHAGYAAAMDL
- a CDS encoding DUF4405 domain-containing protein, which gives rise to MRLRKIVSLTALISFVLILITSIILYIVPHGRIAYWADWHLFGLSKSQWGELHVNLGILFIITLGLHLYYNWQAVMAYLKNKKTKLIFFTANFNAALAITLVVVTGTYFMVPPFSSIIGFSQSIKDNAAIEYGQPPFGHAEQSSLKALTQKSQILLKDAKQRLDRAGIKVTSPDQIFLDIARKNNRSPRQLFEIISPDQGRYLKKKMPPTAPPGAGNKTLNAFCLEYEIDPELVIKIMAFKGLFLSPEQTLKQGAEHNHIPPQKLYKMIRKAALSQKL
- a CDS encoding MFS transporter; its protein translation is MCLDKKWQVFFLVAFSLFMSTLDSSIVNVALPFIMTDLSQTMGTIQWVVTVYLLFVSSFLLTFGRLSDIIGRPRVYRLGFAVFTLGSFLCAISGTAAGLILSRAVQGMGASMLMACSPALIVDAFEPANRGRALGLMGTCVAAGLTLGPVAGGFILEYFAWPTIFYINIPVGLVALVWSRWALKPKRGHSSHESMDIYGSLFMAIWVASFIIGLIRSPDWGFFSFKGGGCWAIGIMAFIGFVVHAQRAVHPLLDLGLLRVRRFSLPLGAALFLFAALFSLVFMMPFYLSLICGFSPAKTGLIMIVPFIFLLVISPVSGGLADRLGSMLLCSAGMGCLAISLAFMATLSPSTGEFGLFWRLSLAGMGTALFVSPNSAAIMGAVPAEHRGIAAGTMATARNLGMVVGVALASSIFTRTFTGLTQGVGLDHYTPGMAPFFMTGFRYAMAAGVSLALLGFGLTLAYGNDLRSWKKP